One part of the Bdellovibrio bacteriovorus genome encodes these proteins:
- a CDS encoding DEAD/DEAH box helicase produces the protein MTPLTTVDNFENFGLSAPVMAAMADMGFTTPTPIQRQALPILLAGANDFIGLASTGTGKTAAFGIPLIENIDSTTKDTQALVLSPTRELALQVAEQLTLLGKKKGVRVVTIYGGASYRTQIDGVKRGAHIVVATPGRLVDFLEQKMIKLQSVKTVVLDEADEMLSMGFKEALETILSATQPEDSDSVRAACRTWLFSATMSSEVRRLTSTYLENPETVSVNKVGGTADTIEQIYYTVKNSYKTEVIARLLQTAPEFYGIIFCQTKMEVAELADILTQRGFPADSLHGDKSQQEREATLKKFKQRQVKVIVATDVAARGLDIKDLTHVVNHSLPWDTESYVHRIGRTGRNGQKGTAITLVNPEQLTLLRRVMQNTKAVLTKGVVPSADEVAGLKIKDVMDKVSTMDSESVPLQLAMDLIQDLIQAEDINFKDLSKEELLARFIAAYFPNVFVKKDLMLDYMGDRVPRELLPRDPNDNRFTRGARGADRRDDRDDYRARRPFGAGRGASAPARGFRSEGARAEFSGGEQRAERTERPAFRDRPERAERTERPERSERAERAERSERSFRASANSDSRPARAERSERSERPQRAENDRPERRGDHPGIKRFRAPKRQYRD, from the coding sequence ATGACTCCGTTAACAACCGTAGACAATTTTGAAAACTTTGGACTGAGTGCACCTGTGATGGCTGCGATGGCAGACATGGGCTTCACCACTCCAACTCCGATCCAGCGTCAGGCTTTGCCGATTCTGCTGGCTGGTGCCAATGACTTTATCGGTCTGGCTTCCACGGGTACCGGTAAAACCGCTGCCTTCGGGATTCCGCTGATTGAAAATATCGACAGCACCACCAAAGACACTCAGGCTCTTGTCCTGAGCCCAACGCGTGAGCTGGCTCTGCAAGTGGCAGAACAACTGACTTTGCTGGGTAAGAAAAAAGGCGTTCGCGTCGTCACCATCTACGGTGGCGCTTCTTACCGCACACAAATCGACGGCGTTAAACGTGGCGCACACATCGTGGTGGCAACTCCGGGCCGTCTGGTTGACTTCCTTGAACAGAAAATGATCAAACTTCAGAGCGTGAAAACTGTCGTTCTGGATGAAGCTGACGAAATGCTTTCCATGGGCTTTAAAGAAGCTCTGGAAACAATCCTTTCTGCAACTCAGCCGGAAGATTCAGACTCTGTTCGCGCGGCTTGCCGTACATGGTTGTTCTCTGCAACCATGTCTTCGGAAGTTCGTCGTTTGACTTCCACTTACCTTGAAAATCCTGAAACTGTCTCTGTGAACAAAGTGGGCGGCACGGCTGACACTATTGAGCAGATCTACTACACAGTTAAGAACTCCTACAAAACCGAAGTGATTGCCCGTCTGTTGCAAACCGCTCCGGAATTCTATGGCATCATCTTCTGCCAGACAAAAATGGAAGTCGCAGAGCTTGCTGACATTTTGACTCAGCGTGGATTCCCGGCAGACTCTCTGCACGGTGACAAATCCCAGCAGGAACGTGAAGCGACTTTGAAGAAGTTCAAACAGCGTCAGGTGAAAGTCATCGTGGCGACCGACGTTGCGGCCCGTGGTCTGGATATCAAAGATCTGACTCACGTGGTGAATCATTCTTTGCCTTGGGATACTGAATCCTATGTTCACCGTATCGGCCGTACCGGTCGTAACGGTCAAAAAGGCACCGCGATCACTTTGGTGAACCCGGAACAATTGACCCTTCTTCGCCGTGTGATGCAAAACACGAAAGCAGTTTTGACCAAAGGTGTGGTCCCATCTGCTGATGAAGTGGCTGGCCTTAAAATCAAAGACGTTATGGATAAAGTCAGCACCATGGACTCCGAATCAGTCCCATTGCAACTGGCGATGGACCTGATCCAGGATCTGATCCAGGCTGAAGACATCAACTTCAAGGATCTTTCCAAAGAAGAGCTTCTGGCTCGATTCATCGCAGCTTACTTCCCGAACGTGTTCGTGAAGAAAGATCTGATGCTGGATTACATGGGCGACCGTGTTCCGCGTGAGCTTCTGCCACGCGATCCAAACGACAACCGCTTCACCCGTGGTGCCCGTGGCGCCGATCGTCGCGATGACCGTGATGATTACCGTGCCCGCCGTCCATTCGGTGCCGGCCGTGGTGCCAGCGCCCCTGCGCGCGGTTTCCGCTCTGAAGGTGCTCGCGCTGAATTCAGCGGTGGCGAACAGCGTGCTGAAAGAACCGAAAGACCGGCTTTCCGCGACCGTCCGGAAAGAGCTGAACGCACAGAACGTCCTGAGCGCAGCGAACGTGCTGAACGCGCAGAGCGTTCCGAACGTTCCTTCCGCGCTTCCGCCAACAGCGACAGCCGTCCGGCCCGCGCTGAACGCAGCGAGCGCTCTGAGCGCCCACAACGCGCTGAAAACGACCGTCCTGAGCGTCGTGGTGACCATCCAGGCATCAAGCGCTTCCGCGCTCCGAAACGCCAGTACCGCGATTAA